DNA sequence from the Hemibagrus wyckioides isolate EC202008001 linkage group LG20, SWU_Hwy_1.0, whole genome shotgun sequence genome:
GTAGTTATcgtatatgcatatgcaaatatatgtgtatatatatagatatatgtatataaatataaatatgaatataaatatgtataaataatataaatataaacagtaaattataatgataaaaataataatttaatttaatatataatataaaatgaaatataaaataaaaaaataaaatataatattcatttattgtctatacccgcttattcctagggtcacgggggtctgctggagcctatcccagctcacatagggcgaaaggcaggggtacaccctggacaggtcaccaatccatcgcagggccacacatagacaaacaaccacacacactcactcctatgggcaatttagaattaccaatcaacctaatgtacatgtctttggactgtgggaggaaaccggagtacccggagtaaacccacgcaggcacggggagaacatgcaaactccacacagaaaggccccagtcTGTTCGACCCCGGGATTCAAActcaggaccttcttgctgtgaggcaacagtgctaaccactaagccaccgtgctgcccattaaaatataatataatatagtataatatatagtgtatataaaaataaaataatatataaataaataatatatttgtaagctctataatatatagaaagatacaatatatacatatgtgtagATGTAAATGGTCAAATTTAAATggtatgacaataataataatatatgctaATATTAGATTAGCAAAGTTAATATTTAGTGTTAATAAATGAGAAGCCATCAAACTCCTCTTGGATGGACTGGATGAAGAAGGAGAGATTCCCATGAGAAAGCTTGGGCTCCTCACGGGTGAATCTGCCATCAAAATTATTGACGTCCCTCTTAGATGTTATCTGTGGTTGAAACGGAGGAGTGATCTTCCTTTGTTCCAGCCATGACCAGTCGATCTTATTAAAGAAAGGGTGAACTTTGATGGCATTCTCCTTGCCCTCGGACACCACACAGCCGAGACGATCCATGGGCTTCTTCCTCAGGAACGCTTTGAGGATGCTGACCGCATTCCTGCTGAGGTTTGATGGATATTGTGGTTCAGCATGGATGATGGACTCAAACATCTTCTCCTCGTTGTGATCATGAAACGGAGCGTAGCCTGTCATCATCTCGTACATGATCACACCGAGGGCCCACCAATCCACCGACGTGTCGTATTCCCAATACTGTAACACCTCTGGTGCTATGTAGTTGGGTGTGCCACAAAAAGTGTTGGCAGTCTTGCCGTCTAGTATACCCTCTGCGCACAAGCCAAAGTCAGCAAGCTTGCAGTGGCCATCGGCATCTAGGAGGATGTTTCCGGGTTTGAGATCTCTGTGTATAATCCCGTTGCGGTGGAGGAACATGAGGGCACAGGCGATCTCAGCAGCATAAAATCTGGTGCGGGGTTCATCAAATCCACATGAACAGGAAATGTGAAATGCAAGATCCCCTCCATTCACAAATTCCATTGCGAAGCACAATGAGTCGCTGGTCTGGAAGCTACAGTAGAGGTGGGTCAGGTAGGGGTGTTCACTGGCCAGAGCCAAGATCCGCCTCTCCATAAAGGTGCAGCTGATGTTTTCATATTCCCAGATCAAGTCCTTCTTCAAAAACTTCAGCGCATACACCTCCTCAGTGCCTTTGAGCTCGGACAAAATCACCTTCCCGTATGTACCCTTTCCAAGTACACTGAGGAAGTTGAAGTCCTCCAGGCTCTTTCTCTCAGGCTGTAGCTCCTCATCCTCTCGGCTCTCCTCTGTATTACACTCATTCAGGATGAAAGCTGTAGGGTCATCGTCAGATGCGGTGGGCAGCGGCTCATCATACAGCTCAgcgaccttaacacacacaaacacacaaaattagtcactgcagttaacaACATTTTGTAATGTCACAATGAATAAGCCCTTACCTGAGTTCCAGTAAGAAGGTCCTCAGTAACCTTAAATTGAGAGAAATCCTGCAAATAACATTTAGATAAAGCTCAAAATCTACAACCCCAATTCACAAAAGTGAACATTGAAGCAGAGCAAAAAGATCACAAGTGTTTCATATCACAagagttttatattaaaacacagaACATTATATTGCTCTTAATGTCCACTGACTAGAAAtcggaaaacaaaacaaaacattacaacttgtaaaagggtgtgtgtgtgtgtgtgtgtgtctcagctgcagcactgtacagtacctcagactggGAGCTGATGGAGTCCAGAGACTGAACCTGATTATCAGACCAGgctctgttcagctcaccagaactgggaggctgtgaaaagaagagcaaaaagTTCACAAGTGTTTCTTATTCTAGcggtttcatactaacacatctaacattctgtcacatggacaatccagcggtcatctttgtaaataaattgtaggtttggttaccagactgACAGCTGAAGTGTCTTGGTGAGGTTCAGTGGACTGCAGCTGCAGGTTTGCCTCaacaaccttaacacacacaaacacaattagtcactgcagttaacaaaattttaaatcacaccacaatgaataatcccttacctgcatgccagtgaaacagtcttCAGTGTCGTCATGAGAGAATTCCTGTAAATGACAATTAGATAAAACTCAAGAACTATTAAATAAAAGCGTGCATATAATACTCATTACtgtcaattctcttcatcagagtaataaagactgtgattacctcgtgATTCAAGAGGATGTCTCTCTTGATgtccactgactagaaatagaacagaaaaacaaaacactacaacttgtaaaggggtgtgtgtgtgtgtgtgtgtgtgtatctcagatgcagcactgtacagtacctcagactggGAGCTGATGGAGTCTGGAGACTCAACCTGATTATCAGACCAGgctctgttcagctcaccagcactgggaggctgtgaaaagtaaagcaaaaaGTTCTCAAGTGTTTCTTATTCTAGcggtttcatactaacacatctaacattctgtcacatggacaatccagcggtcatctttgtaaataaattgtaggtttggttaccagactgACAGCTGAAGTGTCTTGTTGAGGTTCAGTGGACTGCAGCTGCAGGTTTGCCTCaacaaccttaacacacacaaacacaattagttaCTGCAGTTAACAAAATTTTATCACaacacaatgaataatcccttacctgcatgccagtgaaacagtcttCAGTGTCGTCATGAGAGAATTCCTGTAAATGACAATTAGATAAAACTCAAGAACTATTAAATAAAAGTGTGCATAAAATACTCATTACtgtcaattctcttcatcagagtaataaagactgtgattacctcgtgATTCAAGGGGTACGTCTCACAGGGttgactctctggaccccttaatATCCTGAGGTGGTCTCTCTTGATTTCCACTGACTAGAAAGAGAACAACAAACCTAAACATTCAAActtgtaaaggtgtgtgtgtgtgtgtgtgtgtgtgtgtctcagctgcagcactgtacagtacctcagactggGAGCTGATGGAGTCTGGAGACTGAACCTGAAGTTCACACCAGgctctgttcagctcaccagcactgggaggctgtgaaaagtaaagcaaaaaGTTCACGTGTTTCTTATtctagcagtttcatactaacacatctaacattctgtcacatggacaATCCAGTGGTcatctttgtaaataaattgtaggtttggttaccagactgACAGCTGAAGTGTCACTGTGAGGGTCACTCGGAAAACTCAGCACTATGGGCTCATCGACCTTaatagacatagacacacacacacacacacacacacacacacacacacagttagtagCAGCCTACATGTTTGAAACGTAGTTAAAATCGGACTATTTAGCAGACActtacctggaggacagagggagtatcagGTGATTctcccagcacatccacagagtctgtaaaaaaggagttttctgtgactcagaataatGACTTCAATTACAACTAACATTTTCTATCATACATTTACAACCAACAGCCAAGTTTATTAACTAGTAGGTAAAACTAGGAGAAATGTTGAATTGTGTTGAGAGCTTATGTTTTCAAGTGCATTAGCATTCAGCTaactattaaattaaaatcaagcattaataataaaagagaatatttTTGCCATCTactgattttaatgttttattctacacaatacaatatttagCTCCCAAGCTATATAGCCAGGTTTGTTAGCAGTGTAGCTAATGTTAGACCAgtgtttcccacacacacaaataatagaTTAGTAATcttaaatggagagagagagagagagagagagagactacgaTTAGCTACATTCTAAAGGCAGATAAGACATTTGTAACAAAAagacattaatgacattaaaagGTACATTAATTTAACATGGAATTTGTGTAATAATGAAACACATAGACAAATTCTCTAGATAAATAACATTAGGCCAAAAATTACACCGTAATTTAAAGAGATAAAAGTCCGTGCGCGAGAGCTAGCTAAATGTCCGTGCGCGAGAGCTAGCTAATCACTAGGCTAAGCATGATTTAGTCTAAAACCAGTGGtcattcattgttaaaagtgaccgaCCAGTGAGGTAAACATTTTATTGccgaaataaaataaattcttaagtCAACGTCATCAATTCGGTTAAGTATTTTGCTGTGTAGTTTATTCCTAtggccgagttcgctagcacggtaactagcattaggctaattcgcGGCAGAAGAGGATATCGCTGATTAACtagataacattagactgtaacacagtgtaacttaaacatgatttattgtaataACACTATGATATTAAAGTCAAATCATCCTACCGTGAGCTGGCTGAGTGTGGTCGGTAGCTGCGCTGTGTCTCTGAAAGTAGCGGTAAACGAAGTAACCCGCACCTGCAGAGACAGCGAACAGCCCCGCAGCACAGCCGATCTTGCGAAGAGGCAAGCCCCTCAGACCCGCGAGAAATCGTCGGAAGTCCAtgggtttcttcttcttcaatcGCTTTCTTTAGTCTATTCGGTTTGTTCTTCTCTAGTCGCTTTCTATGGTCTTGATAGCTGTTGTTTATCTGTATTCAATCACCAACTCAGTGTTGTGGTTTGATTTCAAATCGTTCCACGTGACGCGCTATTACCATGGCGACAGtttaaacagaaatacaaaCTTCTTTGAACAACAGGACACGCCCACCATGTCACGTGCACAGGTTCTGACACGGGGCTCGAGACCCCACGTGGGACTGTCTAAGATACTGATTGGGGTTTTTGCATAGAAACTCGATTTATGGattatttaataatcattttaaaaaataaaataatacaattataaaagaataaaaagaaattattattattattattattattattattattattattattattattattattatcatatcaccacacacaacacagcagtgaAATAATGCGGATACATTATAATGTAGTGAGatatacaacacagtgaacCGGGGAAGACTTCAGCATGGACCAAGGCCAACATAAACAGAAACACTCAGGATAGGAACTAACTAACCTACACAAAACACAAGAAACGAACAAAAAGACAATTACCTTCCCTAACCTCCCTTACCAAGAAAAAAAGGGACAAAAACCCACACCCCTACTACCAGATATATAGATAATGTagcaatatttacattcacaggcGAGAGTATATACAAATAAGGCAGCTAAAACCAAAACAGGGCATAGATCAGCCTCAAAGTCAAGGCAAGCAAGGATTGAAACCGGACTGACAGAAGCAGAAACACGGCAcggaactacacacaacacaagcaCCAAATGCGAAGTGAGCAATCAAGCTCCTGGTACTGGCTTCCGTCCCAGCTTTATAGGGTCACCATTACTGATTAGTGGTGGTAGAAGCTGGATCATCAGGAAAGCCCGGGCTGGAGTATAGAGTGGACCAACCTGAAGAAGTTAAGCACGGGACAGGACACACAAAACATAAGAGCtaagtttaagtgtttcaggaagaggtaggtcttcagtcgtTGTTTGAAAactcggctgtacggacatctaggggaagttcattccaccaccttggtgctagaacagagaagagtctagatgtatacctaccttttaccctgagagatggtgggaccagtcgggcagtgctagtggatcagagggagcgaggtgcagtgtgaggagtaataagagctttgaggtaagatggtgctggtccattcttggctttgtaggccagcatcagtgttttgaatctgaagTGTGAGGCTACTGGAAGCCaatggagggaacgcagcagtggggtggtgtgggagaacttaggcagttTGAAAACAAGTCGTttagctgcattttggatcatttacaATGGATGAATTGCATTAAGAGGAAGatctgccagtaaagagttgcagtagtccagtctcaacatgaccagagactgaacaagctcttgagtagcctgtgtggatgaaaatggtcgaatccttctgatgttatACAGAAGAAACCAACATGAGCATGTCACATTAGCTACATAAGAGGAAAAGGatagttgattgtccatggttaccccaaggttgcgagcagtggctgaaggggagatcatggagttgttcagagataatgcaagatcctgtgctagggatgaatcacctgggatgaccagcagttcagttctGCTGAGATTGAATTTCAGCTGATCCAAGATGAAGtcaacaatttattttttactgaaaaGATATGTGTTCAGTGTCTCTAATTTATGAAATGATGCTTACAGAAATGTGTCTTTCAGTCATAGAACTCCAAATAGAGCTTATGGATGAACAAGCCTTCATAAGTAGAGAGCTGAAGAAAACACCCCAGACAGAAATGGAGTTGGAGTTCACACTCACAAAAAAAACTCATCAGTCTCTACAGGAGGAGAAGCTGATGTTGAGCACGGAGCTCGAAGAGAAACTGTGCACCTCTGAGAACATGGTCCAATCCCTCCAGTTGGAGCTCAGCTCCTCTCAGCAGCAGCTTAGCACCACAGAGGAGCAGAACCGTGTACTCCAGGAAATGCTGATGGCATGCAAGGCACGAGTTGAGgaggcagaaaaagaaaaacaaaaggagGCTGAGAGTAAGGAAGAGTGTCAGAAAAAGATAAGGAACATGAATCTCTTGCTTAAAGGCTTGAACAACCGGCTAGAGCTCGCGTTAGACGACCTGCAGGGGCAGCTGAATCGCAAGGCTGAAGTAGAGCAACTGCAGCGCAGTCTAGATAAAAGGAGGCCAGTGAAATGGACATGAAGCTTCGCTCTGACAGTAAGTCAACAGTTTCCTTTTTACTGCAACGATATGTGTTCAGTGTCTCTAATTTATGAAATGATACttacagaaatgtgtttttcagtCATAGATCTGAAAAGAATGCTGGTGTATGAAAAAGCCTGCACGGCAAGAGAGCTGAAGAAATCATAAAAGAAAGAATTGGAGTTtgaagaaacattaaaaaagctCACACTCAGAGAAACACCGCTGGCACGTCTCATACGGGTTAAAGCgattgagagagagaatccACTGGAGGTTATGAGTGATGAAAAGTGCATTGGAAGGAGTTGCATAAATGGTTGAACATCAGGCTACAGAGGACCGCAGCTGACCTGCAGGGGAAAactcagtttttatttatttttgtttttcagtttttattcattgtttctttttattaattgtaaaataaaaatgcagttcAGAACAGACAACCAAGTCTCTACTGTCTCtattgtatgaatgaatgaacgaacaaacaaacaaacaaacacatgtgTTTTCAGCCATAGCCTTACGAAGAAAGCTGGTTGTTGAACACGGCACCATGATCAGAGGGCTAAAGAAATCACTGAAGTATGAAATAAAGCttgtagaaaaaataaagaacctCATTTATGACGTGTCCTGTTttttcactgattcattttgtCCTAAATTTCAAAATCTTCTGGTGAAATGAAGGAACATGAAGGAACAACACCTGTTTCTGGACTGCCTTAAAAAGACACAGGAGGAAGGACTCGACATGGAGGCTGAGCTCTCCCAGTGGGGATGAACCCAGGGATGAAGCACTTAAGGAGAGCAGTCAAGTGGGAGCTgaaagaggagtaaggatgagattaatgaaaataacaaatgaaatgaaagcaaagGTCCATGCAGCTCTCCTTTCAATCCCAGTATAAAGCAAACCAGAGCACGTTTTTACTTTTCCGATCCACTGTGACCCTCACCAAGATAAAGCAGTTTTGTTGTCAtgcaaaaaaacatttcagtgaaCTTACAAAGATGCAAATGGATTCAACTTTACAAGAATAAAATCACTATCTGTGCTACAGGACTGGGGTCTAGAGTCAGTATTCATTCTGATTCCCcaaataaatctttatatttttggGTCCTCTGTTTCGTTTCCAGTCTCTGACTCGTCTCCTCTCACTACTTGAACCAACAGATTCACCAACCAGGAGAAACATTTCTACTTCCCCACGTGTCcgagtgtttttatttctgtacatgcTGAAAAGAGTTCAGCATCACTGCATGCATTATTATAGCTACATAAAGTTTAATGCAACAGCTGCTTTGGTTAAAGGTGAAGAGCTTCTCCACATCTGCCCTGCTTTGCCTCAGAGTGAACTATCTGTTAGAGCTGAAATATCAGAGTGTCAAAATAATCATTCAGATttgttcactgattcattcagtcaCATTTCCTCTTAGTCCAATGTGTTGTGCAGATTTCTGCTCATGACTGATGGTTTTTGGTCAGCATACTGATTtgtacagagaaaaaaacagcttgCGTGATGAAACATTCAAGTACAAAGTAAATGGAACAACGTTGTGCAACCTTCTTTCACATTAATTCAAGGTTGTTTAAAAAGACACTCGGCACCAAGTACCAAAAATGGTCTACTCAATGTATCCTAAAATAGATTTGTTCATCTTAGCGACGTGTTTGAAAGGACAGTAACTGGATCCACTCTCAGTAGACTTTTATTTCACACAGTGCCGTGAGACAGACCGACATTTTCCCTTAAAAATtcctatttttctttgtttaaagaCTCTGAACAGCATAATTGCACCTCTGTAATGACTGACAATCTTCCAGTCTGATAACAATCGAGGGTTAATTCACGGTATGTCATTTTAATGTTCTCTTTTGTATATGTCTTTCCAGTTGAGTTTTTCACATCCCTTAAATTTATGTTCgtaaacataaaaatgaatttatgaacttaaattcatatttacatcATCGCAACTAACCAGAAATGTTTAGGGCGGCCAGATGTCTGCTTTCATGTTACAATTAAGTCAGTCAGACTGTGTAAACCTTAGAGATTAATGATGCCTTGAGGCATGTTGGCTCTTAACACACGTGACACATACTACATACAATTGGTCTGATCCTTTATGTCATGAGACAAATATTTTTCTCCCTGTGAAAATGACAGAAGCTAACGTTTTGTAGTTCAATGAActtattacaataaaaacataCTTTTCCTCCACATTCACTGACTTCTGAAACGCCAAAGTAGCAAGGCCAGATTTCCTCTCTACCATTGCCGACGCT
Encoded proteins:
- the LOC131342029 gene encoding protein kinase C epsilon type-like, with protein sequence MDFRRFLAGLRGLPLRKIGCAAGLFAVSAGAGYFVYRYFQRHSAATDHTQPAHDSVDVLGESPDTPSVLQPPSAGELNRAWCELQVQSPDSISSQSESVEIKRDHLRILRGPESQPCETYPLNHEEFSHDDTEDCFTGMQVVEANLQLQSTEPQQDTSAVSLPPSAGELNRAWSDNQVESPDSISSQSESVDIKRDILLNHEEFSHDDTEDCFTGMQVVEANLQLQSTEPHQDTSAVSLVTEDLLTGTQVAELYDEPLPTASDDDPTAFILNECNTEESREDEELQPERKSLEDFNFLSVLGKGTYGKVILSELKGTEEVYALKFLKKDLIWEYENISCTFMERRILALASEHPYLTHLYCSFQTSDSLCFAMEFVNGGDLAFHISCSCGFDEPRTRFYAAEIACALMFLHRNGIIHRDLKPGNILLDADGHCKLADFGLCAEGILDGKTANTFCGTPNYIAPEVLQYWEYDTSVDWWALGVIMYEMMTGYAPFHDHNEEKMFESIIHAEPQYPSNLSRNAVSILKAFLRKKPMDRLGCVVSEGKENAIKVHPFFNKIDWSWLEQRKITPPFQPQITSKRDVNNFDGRFTREEPKLSHGNLSFFIQSIQEEFDGFSFINTKY